Below is a window of Arabidopsis thaliana chromosome 2, partial sequence DNA.
ATGTCTTCTCTTCCATGAACTTTTGAAATAGCATTTGGATCACCGAGCTCATTGGAGCATATTGAATAATCCAACTGCACCTTCTCATGGAACTTATAGGCTTCGCAACAAACAAGCACAGGAACACGGAAAGCATTAGCCACCATTGCAACACAAGCAGTGCCAACCCTTGAGTAAACTGTTCCGTTAGAAAAAACTGATGAGGCGCCCAAAAACACTTTGGTGACTTGGTGCATGATATATGATATGGCAGTTATATGAGTGTATGTACAGTTAATGCCTCGTTTGATCAATCTACGAAGCAGTAGCTTCCCTTGAAGCTTTGGTCGAGAATCCACCACAAAGACACGAAACTTTTTCCCGAGTTCATGTGCATGCACTAATATCATCTCAATGACAGTGGAAGATCCGTAGGTCAGAAGGACATCACCGTCTCTTATTTTAGTGACAGCATGTTCGACTATCACTGTATCTGCACCTATGATTTTCTCGTTAATGAAACGTTCAATATCTGAGTGAAGAGAAGCTTTTGCTTCAGATTCAGAAAGTGTTATAGGCAGCTTTGCAATCCTGTT
It encodes the following:
- a CDS encoding NagB/RpiA/CoA transferase-like superfamily protein (NagB/RpiA/CoA transferase-like superfamily protein; FUNCTIONS IN: GTP binding, translation initiation factor activity; INVOLVED IN: translational initiation, cellular metabolic process; LOCATED IN: eukaryotic translation initiation factor 2B complex; CONTAINS InterPro DOMAIN/s: Initiation factor 2B related (InterPro:IPR000649); BEST Arabidopsis thaliana protein match is: NagB/RpiA/CoA transferase-like superfamily protein (TAIR:AT5G38640.1); Has 30201 Blast hits to 17322 proteins in 780 species: Archae - 12; Bacteria - 1396; Metazoa - 17338; Fungi - 3422; Plants - 5037; Viruses - 0; Other Eukaryotes - 2996 (source: NCBI BLink).) is translated as MHSAVYKVGLHYLSWDISGGNARCIAMLQAFQEVVKDYSTPPENTLNRDMTAQISSYVSFLIECRPLSISMGNAIRFVKNRIAKLPITLSESEAKASLHSDIERFINEKIIGADTVIVEHAVTKIRDGDVLLTYGSSTVIEMILVHAHELGKKFRVFVVDSRPKLQGKLLLRRLIKRGINCTYTHITAISYIMHQVTKVFLGASSVFSNGTVYSRVGTACVAMVANAFRVPVLVCCEAYKFHEKVQLDYSICSNELGDPNAISKVHGREDINYLNGLTNNAKLKFLNLMYDATPSDYISMIITDYGMVPPTSVPVIVREYQKEHLLQSSKIVI